The following proteins are co-located in the Mesorhizobium australicum WSM2073 genome:
- the dhaL gene encoding dihydroxyacetone kinase subunit DhaL, with product MTALDLSRLITAAADAIAAHAEELTALDQAIGDGDHGLNMKRGFDAVRAEADVFAAKPLPDALKAIGTKLVMTVGGASGPLFGTLFMALGKEISAEPDRANLSVAFGKAIEAVAARGKSQVGQKTMLDVLRPVHDALAGGRTAAEIANVADAAAEATVPMKALRGRASFLGDRSIGHMDAGARSTALLVRTLAQIIGGKA from the coding sequence ATGACGGCGCTGGACCTTTCGAGGCTTATCACGGCCGCCGCGGATGCGATTGCCGCGCACGCCGAGGAACTGACCGCGCTCGACCAGGCGATCGGCGACGGCGACCACGGGCTGAACATGAAGCGCGGCTTCGACGCCGTACGGGCCGAGGCCGACGTGTTCGCCGCGAAGCCGTTGCCGGACGCCCTGAAGGCAATTGGCACCAAGCTGGTGATGACGGTGGGCGGCGCTTCCGGCCCGTTGTTCGGCACGCTGTTCATGGCGCTCGGCAAGGAGATTTCGGCGGAACCCGACCGCGCCAATCTGTCGGTTGCCTTCGGCAAGGCGATCGAAGCGGTGGCCGCGCGCGGCAAGTCGCAGGTAGGACAAAAAACCATGCTCGATGTGCTGCGGCCGGTGCATGATGCCTTGGCCGGGGGAAGGACGGCGGCTGAAATAGCCAACGTCGCCGACGCCGCGGCCGAAGCCACCGTGCCGATGAAGGCACTGCGCGGCCGCGCCTCGTTCCTCGGAGACCGCTCGATCGGCCATATGGATGCCGGCGCGCGCTCGACCGCGCTGCTGGTGCGCACGCTGGCGCAAATCATCGGGGGCAAGGCATGA
- the dhaM gene encoding dihydroxyacetone kinase phosphoryl donor subunit DhaM, which produces MSNVGIVIVSHSPLVAEGTADMVRQMVGDEVPLAWCGGNGHGGLGTNVEAIMGAIDKAWSDAGVAILVDLGGAETNSEMAVELIGEPRAHKIIVCNAPIVEGAVMAATEASGGASLREVVATAHELSPS; this is translated from the coding sequence ATGAGCAATGTCGGGATCGTGATCGTATCGCATTCGCCGCTGGTCGCCGAGGGCACGGCCGACATGGTACGCCAAATGGTCGGCGACGAGGTGCCGCTTGCGTGGTGCGGCGGAAACGGCCATGGCGGGCTCGGCACCAATGTCGAGGCGATCATGGGCGCCATCGACAAGGCCTGGTCGGACGCCGGCGTCGCCATTCTTGTCGATCTCGGCGGCGCCGAGACCAATTCGGAAATGGCGGTGGAATTGATCGGCGAGCCGCGTGCGCACAAAATCATCGTCTGCAACGCGCCGATCGTCGAGGGCGCGGTGATGGCGGCGACCGAGGCATCCGGCGGCGCCTCGCTCCGGGAAGTGGTGGCGACGGCGCACGAATTGTCGCCGTCGTGA
- a CDS encoding HPr family phosphocarrier protein, producing the protein MSATAEATVLITHDVGLHARPSVKFTKLAKSFAAEVEIALAANGPWFDAKSIVKVMAAKAPKGTVLHIRANGDGADDAIRALVELVQRDFDEDAGHVRSA; encoded by the coding sequence ATGTCCGCAACCGCCGAAGCGACCGTCCTGATCACCCACGATGTGGGCCTGCACGCGCGTCCTTCGGTGAAGTTCACCAAGCTCGCCAAGAGCTTTGCCGCCGAGGTGGAGATTGCACTCGCCGCCAACGGCCCATGGTTCGATGCAAAAAGCATCGTCAAGGTGATGGCGGCCAAGGCGCCGAAGGGCACGGTGCTGCACATCAGGGCCAATGGCGATGGTGCCGATGATGCTATCCGGGCGCTGGTCGAACTGGTGCAGCGCGATTTCGACGAGGACGCCGGCCATGTCCGCTCGGCTTGA